The window GGAGATGGGAATGGACAGGGTGTCCTTGGCTTCGCTTTGTACGATGTGCACTTCGGCGGTCATGTATTTACGCAGCTCATGGCCGGGGTTTTGCACGTCAAAGAGGCCGTAGTAATACACGGCGTCTGTGGCGTCGGAGCTGGACGACTCGCTGGACGAGCTGCCGCTGATGGTGGTGGGGTACGGCTCGATGCTGCGCAAGGTGGCTTCAAAACGCTTATCGGGCTCGCCAAGGGTGGTGAAATAAACATGCTGGCCGGCTTTGACCTTGGTGACATCGGCCTCGGAGATCTCGGCCTTGACAGTCATGGTGTCGAGGTTGGCCAGCACCAGGATGGTCGGGGCGCTTTGGTTGGCGTTAACGGTCTGACCTTCCTTGGTGACAATAGAAGTGACCACCCCGTTCATGGGGGCCGTTATCTGGGTGTAACCGAGGTTGGTCTTGGCAGTGTTCACCTCCAGCTCGGCCTGCACCACTTGCGCCTTGATGGCGGCAATGTCGGCCAAGGTGGTCTGGTAATTGGCTTCGGCCGACTCCAAGTCAGCCTTGGCGGCAGCGTCCTGGCGGCTCATGGCCTGCTCGCGCTGGTACTGGGCCTGGTATTGGCGCAGCAGCGCTTCCTTGGCCTGCTTTTGGGCCCGCACATTATCCAAAGAGGCTTCGGCGGTTTGCAGGTCGTTTTCTTTGATGGTGGGGTCGATCACCGCCAGCAGTTGGCCTTTGCTGACCGTCTCGCCAAGGCTGACGTTAAGCTTTTGTACCTGGCCCGAGACCTGGGCGCCCACATCCACTTCCTGGAAGGGCTCAAGCACACCGCTGGCCAGCACCGCGCTTTCGATGTTGGCTTTTTTAACATCAACGGTGAGGAAGTTGTGCTTGGGAGGCCGGGGCCAGAACCACCAAGCCAGGGCTAGCACCAACACCAGGGCCAGCAGCCACCAGGGCCATTTACGCAAAAGCTGTTTATTCATTCCCTTATCCAACACTGTGGGTACTTTGTCATGGTGTTAGTTAACCATGACGAAAGCACTGAAATCCTTATCTTTTAACAACTTTACAGTGTTGTAGAAGTGGCAATCAACGGCATTGCTCGTACTTGTAGCCAAGGCCGTAAACCGACTGGAT is drawn from Gallaecimonas pentaromativorans and contains these coding sequences:
- the macA gene encoding macrolide transporter subunit MacA; the protein is MNKQLLRKWPWWLLALVLVLALAWWFWPRPPKHNFLTVDVKKANIESAVLASGVLEPFQEVDVGAQVSGQVQKLNVSLGETVSKGQLLAVIDPTIKENDLQTAEASLDNVRAQKQAKEALLRQYQAQYQREQAMSRQDAAAKADLESAEANYQTTLADIAAIKAQVVQAELEVNTAKTNLGYTQITAPMNGVVTSIVTKEGQTVNANQSAPTILVLANLDTMTVKAEISEADVTKVKAGQHVYFTTLGEPDKRFEATLRSIEPYPTTISGSSSSESSSSDATDAVYYYGLFDVQNPGHELRKYMTAEVHIVQSEAKDTLSIPISQLGKSLGNNRYQVLVLQHGRPPHPQTITTGIRDNIHVQVLDGLKEGDKLVVGDNAMTFSEDGRRRRGPFGF